A genomic segment from Cytophagia bacterium CHB2 encodes:
- the cas2 gene encoding CRISPR-associated endonuclease Cas2: protein MFVLISYDITDDKVRFRLARTLKDFGKRVQRSVFEAEITEAELTKLHQKLAQVRLDSDDSIRLYRLCDGCVKGVKIWGSGEVTKDPDIIVL, encoded by the coding sequence ATGTTCGTGCTCATTTCTTACGACATCACCGACGACAAAGTCCGCTTCCGCCTGGCGCGCACCTTGAAAGACTTTGGCAAGCGCGTGCAGCGTTCGGTGTTTGAAGCGGAGATCACCGAAGCCGAGCTGACCAAGCTGCACCAAAAACTCGCTCAGGTACGGCTCGATAGCGACGATAGCATTCGTCTTTATCGTTTGTGTGACGGCTGCGTTAAAGGCGTGAAAATCTGGGGCAGCGGTGAAGTCACCAAAGACCCGGACATAATCGTTCTCTAA
- the cas1 gene encoding CRISPR-associated endonuclease Cas1 — translation MLLIIAAAGGAPKPWISLFFDNFFFPRVKLNAQSSIRNLQSIVANELQSLLDGIGFDPYAGFYHVAEYGRPSLALDLLEEFRHSLVDRLALHLFNQNVFAAADFQNVAAGGIHLNREGQKKFFRGYERYLGDYHGSPPGASVGHFRRHFKNQAYKLAKAIQEKGGYQPFDLSAPEAAAAETGDPPW, via the coding sequence ATATTATTGATTATCGCCGCCGCAGGAGGTGCGCCTAAACCCTGGATTTCCCTGTTCTTTGACAACTTCTTTTTCCCACGAGTTAAGCTGAATGCGCAATCATCAATCCGCAATCTGCAATCCATCGTCGCCAACGAGCTGCAATCCCTGCTCGACGGCATCGGCTTCGATCCCTACGCCGGCTTCTACCACGTCGCCGAATACGGCCGGCCCAGCTTGGCTCTCGATCTGCTCGAAGAATTCCGCCATAGCCTGGTTGACCGCCTGGCCCTGCACCTTTTCAATCAAAACGTCTTTGCCGCCGCCGATTTTCAAAATGTCGCTGCCGGCGGCATTCACCTCAATCGTGAAGGCCAGAAAAAGTTCTTTCGCGGCTATGAACGCTATCTTGGCGACTATCACGGCTCGCCGCCCGGCGCCAGCGTCGGCCATTTTCGCCGCCATTTCAAAAACCAGGCCTATAAACTGGCAAAAGCCATTCAAGAAAAGGGCGGCTATCAACCCTTCGATCTCAGCGCACCAGAAGCCGCTGCCGCCGAAACCGGTGACCCGCCCTGGTGA